The Rhipicephalus sanguineus isolate Rsan-2018 chromosome 10, BIME_Rsan_1.4, whole genome shotgun sequence genome segment AAGGCTGAATAGGACACTCTTGCGCAGGATTGCGGCTCTGTCAGAGGACGCAAACGCCTACGCAAGCAAATTGGCAACGGAGGGGTGGGTCAGGTTTTGCAGTTCACTTCAGGACACACTAAGCACTGCAAAAACTTGGTCCATCCTAAGGAACATCCTTGAGCCAGACAAATCCAAATCCGCGACCAGCAGAACACTGCAGAAAATCGCGGAAGACTTTCCGGGCACGGACGACGACCTCATAAAGGCTCTCAAGGAGAGATACATTGGCGAGAGTCCAACAACTGATTCGACACATCAAATGAGTTACTCGGGAGTTAAAATGAGAAACTAGACGAGCCAATAACAAAGGAGGAGGTCTTCGCGGCAGCCCAGGCTGCCCAGAGGAACACGGCTCCCGGTGAAGACCAATACGAATGCGATGATCAGGAACCTTAGCGACAAAGCCATAGAAGGCCTCACAAAACAATTTAATGAGCACTATTGGCTTAAAGGGACGATCCCTGAAGAATGGAAAACGGACAAAATTATAACCATTCCAAAACCTGGAAAGAGACCTTCCCTACAGGCGCTCAGACCTATATCACTGGCCTCATGCATGGGGAAGCTCTTCGAGCGGGGCATTCACACCACAATTCAAAATTTCATAGAGGACAGGGGGCTATTCCCGGCCACCATGCTGGGCTTCCGCAGTGGCCTCTCGACACAGGACGCTTTCCTCCTGTTACAGGAAGAGGTCCTCAAAGGCATTCCCAAGGATGGGGAGCATTTGCTGCTTGCTCTTGACTTGAAGGGGGCTTTTGACAATATCTCTCATGGAGCCATACTTTCAGAGCTAAATATATTTGGTTGCGGGGAAAACATATTTAACAATATACGGGATTTCCTCACGGAGAGGAAGGCAACAATTGGTATTTCAGGCGTTAGGTCTGAACCTTTCCGAATGCCAAACAAGGGAACGCCTCAAGGAGCAATTATATCTCATCTGCTGTTCAACATCGCCATGCGTAGACTCGCGCGAGCCTTGGACTGTGTCCCGCAGCTCGGTTATACCCTCTATGCGGATCGCATCACTCTGTGGGCCACGCGGGGGTCTCTGGCCAGCAAGGAGCAGACTCTGCAGGAGGCGGCACTGGCCGTAGAAAACTTTGCCAGAACCAGCGGTCTCAGTTGCGCCCCCGAAAAGTCGGAGGTGATCCGAATACATAGCAAACGCTACAAAAGTAACGGGAAAATAGAAA includes the following:
- the LOC119406722 gene encoding putative nicotine oxidoreductase — encoded protein: MGKLFERGIHTTIQNFIEDRGLFPATMLGFRSGLSTQDAFLLLQEEVLKGIPKDGEHLLLALDLKGAFDNISHGAILSELNIFGCGENIFNNIRDFLTERKATIGISGVRSEPFRMPNKGTPQGAIISHLLFNIAMRRLARALDCVPQLGYTLYADRITLWATRGSLASKEQTLQEAALAVENFARTSGLSCAPEKSEVIRIHSKRYKSNGKIEIEIENQKIKEVTVARILGY